In the Candida orthopsilosis Co 90-125, chromosome 7 draft sequence genome, ATTCTATCTACGTTGCCcccatcatcaacataatCCACAGCTTTTCCGGCATTTCGAAGCTCCCACACCTTTTTTATCCTCTCCAAAGTCAAATTTGCACTATATGAACCGGTCCTATAGCATAACCTAAAGAAGCTCTCAATCACTGAATGCTCCGAGGGTTCAGTACAGGCAAACCCAGCAATAGACATTGGCCATTGTATCATCAGGAAAGCGAAAGGAAATGCCATGCTTTCTTGgtatttgcaattttcaaacacCCTGACCAAGGCAACCAATCTAACGACTAAACCTTTCACATGTGGTGAATCGACTGGAATTCCGAGCATCTTCGTGAATACAGTGATCAAACCAGCGAGAGAGTACGCTTGTTGCGACAAGTCCAGCCAGGATATCATTTCTAACTTGCCATCTGCTTTATGTACTGTATCACACAATGGGCCATCTGCATGTTGTCCATTTGGCGTTGCTTCTGTATGAGCAAACTTTATCTTATGTTGACGGTGAAATCCGCCGATTAATTTTGCGCATTCAAGTGGATCAGGCGATTCATCTGGGTTGATTCGTTTAAGTCTTAAAAAATCAgaaatttctttgaaaaattcaagaCAATCAATGTGATAACCCATCACAATACAAAATCCACTATCCTGGATAAGACTAAACTCTCTCAACACTGACTGTTCGTATGGGTCATCGAAATTAAGCACCACATCCATTTCTTCCCTAGTTCGAAGAGTGCCACCCAACTCGGAGCTCACTCCAgccaaaatttcaaaatcagcaaACCACATCTTGCACACTATTAAAGTTGGAGACAGTCGTATTTTGCTGCTTGTCGCTTTTATTATGATATCCTTGGCACCCTTTAAATGCGGGCGCCAGCTCTGCTTCTCATTGCTGGCATTCGATGAcgccaacaacaaaactgTGAGTAATATACTTTCAATGTTCGATGTCAAATCGTCCTTCACTTGcttttcttgatttctAGTCAATGCGGGGCCAAGTAACTTTAGACATGTTGATAAATAGTTCCCACAATTTTCCATATCCCGCTGACGGCTCTTTTCGTCATCTTGCAATTCGGATGCTAATCGCGCACCTTGAGATAATATCGCTGCAAGAAGAAATGTTTCCCTCGCCGCGTATTTCATTATCACATCACGAAACGGATTTCTGTACAACATCCAACTCTCCTTGTCATCGGCGCCAAAAGGTAGAATTTGCAGCGCGAAGTCTTCATAAAATTGTGTCATGTAACGCCTTTCGTCGTCtgttttcaacttgatGTAATCATAAGGAATACTTTTAGGTATGTCTTCCAAATGCGAAGCAGTTTCTATTACAGGATTGAAAAAGTCTAATTGGTAATCAATAGGCTGTACAATGTTTGAGCTGAACATGATATCATTGACaatattgttcaaatctGCAGCTAACAAATTTAAATCGTCGTTGTTGTAAACGTCATTTGATAACAAGGTAGAAGGAGAAACGAATTCTTGCAAATCGGGTATCACTTTGGAGCTTTCCTGGTAACTTAATGACTCAATTACTTCATGCAGGTTGCTTTGTGgaagattgttgttttgcaCTTCCTCCACAATGTGATCATTAACAGAAATATTTTTATCTAGGCTTGTCAGTGATGTTTTATCCcacttcattttcttctttggttGGTCCGGCCCCATATACATTTGAACTGTCCGGATcgttttcttcttctgcGGCTCCTGCACGGGAAGTGAATCTTTCTTTACGTCTATGACCTTTTTTGAACCTCTAATCACTTTCTCACCAAATGCAGGGTACGAACACTCCTTTCCCAATCGTGTGCATTCAGAACAATCTGGTTTGGCTTCGttgcatttgatttttcgGCGTTTGCATTCTCGACATCCGCCCCGACTGTAGTCCCTCTTAAACCTTCGTGGTGGCATGGTGCTAGGGATGTGGGGGTTCCGCCATGATCGGTCCATTGACGATTTTTTTCTGTCGCGAaactgaaatttttcagctATACGAGGATTCTGGTGGAAAGCACAAGCTTTGGAGGACTATGGGTATGGGTTGCCATCAAAGGGACATTCTAACTCAAGTTAGTTCGCTCAATTGCCCAGTAGAAATGTTTGTCAAAGTTGTTTAAGCCAATTCTTAAAATCTAGTTTGGTGCAAGCAACCCCCCAGAAATATTCGCATCTCTGATGTACTATGATGTCATACACAGTGCGCCGCAACCAACAGAGGTCCGAAAATCCCTTGCGAAATTATTTAAGCAATTGAATGTACTCAATTTTCAGAATTTCTTCATAATCAACCCCATTAACAATgacaattgcaaaacattGGAAATACAACGACAACGAGGACATTGTGCTAACACAACTAAAGGGGTTAATTGCGTCCAATCCCTTCGTCGAGcttattgttgatgagaaAGTTGTTTTTAACCCTCATTCAGATACTTCTAAAAAAATTACCCTTATAAGTGGTGGTGGGGCAGGGCACGAGCCTCTACATGGTGGGTACGTCGGAG is a window encoding:
- a CDS encoding Lys142 transcription factor (transcription factor with zinc cluster DNA-binding motif) gives rise to the protein MPPRRFKRDYSRGGCRECKRRKIKCNEAKPDCSECTRLGKECSYPAFGEKVIRGSKKVIDVKKDSLPVQEPQKKKTIRTVQMYMGPDQPKKKMKWDKTSSTSLDKNISVNDHIVEEVQNNNLPQSNSHEVIESLSYQESSKVIPDLQEFVSPSTLLSNDVYNNDDLNLLAADLNNIVNDIMFSSNIVQPIDYQLDFFNPVIETASHLEDIPKSIPYDYIKLKTDDERRYMTQFYEDFASQILPFGADDKESWMLYRNPFRDVIMKYAARETFLLAAILSQGARLASELQDDEKSRQRDMENCGNYLSTCLKLLGPALTRNQEKQVKDDLTSNIESILLTVLLLASSNASNEKQSWRPHLKGAKDIIIKATSSKIRSSPTLIVCKMWFADFEILAGVSSELGGTLRTREEMDVVLNFDDPYEQSVLREFSLIQDSGFCIVMGYHIDCLEFFKEISDFLRLKRINPDESPDPLECAKLIGGFHRQHKIKFAHTEATPNGQHADGPLCDTVHKADGKLEMISWSDLSQQAYSLAGLITVFTKMLGIPVDSPHVKGLVVRLVALVRVFENCKYQESMAFPFAFSMIQWPMSIAGFACTEPSEHSVIESFFRLCYRTGSYSANLTLERIKKVWELRNAGKAVDYVDDGGNVDRITY